A single genomic interval of Mangifera indica cultivar Alphonso chromosome 5, CATAS_Mindica_2.1, whole genome shotgun sequence harbors:
- the LOC123216260 gene encoding protein NIM1-INTERACTING 1-like translates to MENEKAELRVCNAEDELQEEEKIEKFFSLIRSFQEARNRRREQLNESEEKAKKNKIRRVDNGHEEQSSWVPSFEWQDFTEEIEFRRPPIVLPSPCNKKEEKKRVKDDGLDLKLTL, encoded by the coding sequence ATGGAGAATGAGAAAGCGGAATTGCGTGTTTGCAATGCTGAAGATGAGCTTCAAGAAGAGGAGAAGATTGAGAAGTTTTTTTCGCTGATTAGAAGTTTTCAAGAAGCTCGTAATCGTAGAAGAGAACAGTTGAATGAATCAGAAGAAAAGGCGAAGAAGAATAAGATTCGGAGGGTGGATAATGGGCATGAAGAACAATCGAGCTGGGTTCCGTCGTTTGAATGGCAGGATTTCACAGAAGAGATCGAGTTCAGAAGGCCTCCCATAGTTTTGCCCAGCCCCTGtaataagaaagaagaaaagaaacgaGTTAAAGATGACGGTTTAGACCTTAAACTCACCCTTTAA
- the LOC123217575 gene encoding polygalacturonase At1g48100-like, with translation MAHSRVSLLLFCICFFLTVQARRHNHVKHKHAHHLDKTDEIQEAPASAPQPNNPSNGRNAYNFTAIPPNHGNAYNLPAAPRPSADTSSPPNYGNAYNSTGALSPSPAPANPPKDDDSKAGVFDVRKFGAVGDGITDDTEAFKMAWDTACQNDSAVILVPYGFTFMIQSTIFTGPCQGRLVFQVDGTLSPPDGPDSWPQKNSKRQWLVFYRINAMSLQGGGVIDGRGQKWWDLPCKPHKGVKGTTSPGPCDSPTAIRFFMSYNLTVQGVRIKDSPQFNFRFDNCKNVHVESIHITAPALSPNTDGIHIENTNGVEIYNSVISNGDDCVSIGSGCFDVDIKNITCGPGHGISIGSLGNHNSRACVSNITVSDSVIKVSDNGVRIKTWQGGSGAVSGITFSNIHMNNVRNPIIIDQFYCLNKACTNQTSAVHISDILYSNIKGTYDIRSPPMHFACSDSVPCTNLTLSDVELLPSQGMLMKDPFCWNAYGDLQTLTIPPVSCLMEGIPQSILDSDIEHC, from the exons ATGGCGCACTCGCGGGTGTCACTGCTTTTATTCTGCATTTGCTTCTTTCTAACCGTCCAAGCTAGAAGGCATAACCATGTAAAACACAAGCATGCTCATCATCTTGACAAAACTGATGAAATTCAGGAAGCTCCTGCTTCTGCACCTCAGCCTAATAATCCATCTAATGGCAGGAATGCCTATAATTTTACTGCTATCCCGCCTAACCATGGGAATGCCTATAATCTTCCTGCCGCTCCTCGTCCTTCAGCTGACACTTCTAGCCCACCTAATTATGGGAATGCTTATAATTCTACTGGAGCTCTATCTCCTTCACCAGCGCCTGCTAACCCACCTAAAGATGATGATTCCAAAGCTGGTGTTTTTGATGTGCGTAAATTTGGCGCTGTTGGTGATGGTATAACAGATGACACTGAAGCATTTAAGATGGCATGGGACACTGCTTGCCAAAATGATTCCGCTGTCATTCTTGTTCCGTATGGTTTTACCTTCATGATTCAATCCACAATTTTCACTGGTCCTTGTCAAGGTCGCTTGGTGTTTCAGGTTGATGGTACTCTTTCGCCTCCAGATGGACCAGACTCCTGGCCACAGAAAAACAGCAAGCGCCAGTGGCTGGTCTTCTACAGAATCAATGCAATGTCACTACAAGGGGGTGGCGTTATTGATGGCAGAGGACAGAAATGGTGGGATCTTCCTTGCAAACCCCATAAG GGCGTAAAGGGAACAACATCTCCAGGGCCATGTGATAGCCCCACT GCCATAAGGTTCTTCATGAGCTATAACTTGACAGTTCAAGGAGTAAGAATCAAGGATAGCCCTCAGTTTAACTTCAGATTCGACAACTGCAAGAATGTCCATGTAGAATCCATTCACATAACAGCCCCTGCCCTGAGTCCCAACACTGATGGGATCCACATAGAGAACACTAATGGCgttgaaatatataattcagTTATCTCCAATG GTGATGATTGTGTATCCATAGGATCAGGTTGCTTCGATGTAGATATAAAGAACATCACATGTGGCCCTGGTCACGGAATCAG CATTGGGAGCCTAGGCAACCACAATTCGCGAGCCTGTGTTTCCAATATCACAGTAAGTGACTCGGTGATTAAAGTTTCAGATAATGGAGTTAGAATAAAGACATGGCAAGGTGGATCTGGAGCAGTATCAGGAATAACATTCAGTAATATTCACATGAACAATGTAAGGAACCCAATCATAATCGACCAATTCTACTGCCTCAACAAGGCTTGCACCAACCAAACTTCAGCAGTCCATATATCAGATATTCTATATTCAAACATCAAGGGAACCTACGATATTCGTAGCCCACCAATGCATTTCGCTTGCAGCGATTCCGTCCCCTGCACTAACTTGACACTCTCAGACGTTGAGCTTCTACCGTCTCAAGGAATGTTGATGAAAGACCCATTTTGTTGGAATGCTTATGGCGATTTACAAACATTAACCATTCCACCAGTCTCTTGCTTGATGGAGGGAATTCCTCAATCAATCTTGGATAGTGACATAGAACATTGCTGA
- the LOC123217305 gene encoding shaggy-related protein kinase alpha-like, translating into MASVSVVAASGLRDPKGHTVGVDRLPEEMNDMKIRDDKEMEATIVDGNGTETGHIIVTTIGGKNGQPKQTISYMAERVVGHGSFGVVFQAKCLETGETVAIKKVLQDKRYKNRELQTMRLLDHPNVVSLKHCFFSTTEKNELYLNLVLEYVPETVHRVIKHHYKMNQRMPLIYVKLYFYQICRALAYIHNTIGVCHRDIKPQNLLVNPHTHQVKLCDFGSAKVLVKGEPNISYICSRYYRAPELIFGATEYTTAIDIWSAGCVLAELLLGQPLFPGESGVDQLVEIIKVLGTPTREEIKCMNPNYTEFKFPQIKAHPWHKIFHKRMPPEAVDLVSRLLQYSPNLRSTALEALIHPFFDELRDPNTRLPNGRFLPPLFNFRPHELKSVPAEMLLKLIPEHARKQCAFLGL; encoded by the exons ATGGCGTCTGTAAGTGTAGTAGCTGCTTCTGGATTGAGAGACCCCAAAGGACATACAGTTGGTGTTGATAGGTTGCCTGAAGAAATGAATGACATGAAAATTAGGGATGACAAG GAAATGGAAGCAACTATTGTTGATGGTAATGGAACAGAGACAGGTCATATAATTGTCACCACTATTGGGGGAAAAAATGGCCAGCCAAAGcag ACTATAAGCTACATGGCTGAGCGTGTTGTTGGGCATGGATCTTTCGGTGTAGTTTTCCAG GCCAAGTGCTTAGAAACTGGTGAAACTGTTGCTATTAAGAAGGTTCTTCAAGACAAGAGGTACAAGAACCGGGAGCTACAAACCATGCGTCTTCTGGACCACCCAAATGTCGTTTCCCTGAAGCACTGTTTCTTTTCAACAACTGAAAAGAATGAACTATATCTAAACCTAGTTCTTGAGTATGTGCCGGAGACTGTCCATCGTGTGATCAAACACCATTATAAGATGAATCAACGAATGCCACTGATATATGTGAAACTTTACTTTTACCAA ATTTGTAGAGCGCTAGCTTACATACATAACACCATTGGAGTGTGCCACAGGGACATAAAGCCACAAAATTTGTTG GTCAATCCTCATACCCACCAGGTGAAATTATGTGACTTTGGAAGTGCAAAAGTCTTG GTTAAAGGGGAACCAAATATTTCTTACATATGTTCTCGATACTATCGAGCACCTGAACTTATTTTTGGTGCTACTGAGTACACCACAGCAATTGATATATGGTCTGCTGGCTGCGTTTTGGCTGAACTACTCCTTGGACAG CCCCTTTTCCCTGGTGAGAGTGGTGTAGACCAGCTTGTTGAAATTATCAAG GTATTAGGGACCCCAACTAGGGAAGAGATAAAGTGCATGAATCCTAACTACACAGAGTTTAAATTTCCCCAAATCAAAGCTCACCCGTGGCACAAG ATATTCCACAAGCGCATGCCCCCAGAAGCTGTGGATCTTGTCTCTAGACTACTGCAGTACTCTCCCAACCTTCGAAGCACAGCG CTGGAAGCTCTGATTCATCCCTTCTTTGATGAGCTACGTGATCCTAACACCCGCCTTCCGAATGGACGCTTCCTTCCTCCATTATTTAACTTCAGGCCTCATG AACTGAAGTCGGTGCCGGCCGAGATGTTGTTGAAGCTAATCCCTGAGCATGCAAGAAAGCAGTGTGCCTTCCTTGGATTATGA